A stretch of the Acanthopagrus latus isolate v.2019 chromosome 9, fAcaLat1.1, whole genome shotgun sequence genome encodes the following:
- the cdk5r2b gene encoding cyclin-dependent kinase 5 activator 2b — MGTVLSISPATKKASIMDAELAGDAAKNDKSLKRHSMFVSLSWKKLVASSAKKSAKKVTPNLLAPPSTNQVAQLNSENTRKTHQTEEKKPKVPIPVPVPTVPTQNNEAAVQNGNGNGRLSAVKKQPSSLSLVSPRRIVIQASTGELLRCLGDFMCRRCFKLKELNSGDVILWFRNIDRTLLLQGWQDQGFITPANVVFVYLLCEDTVADSIDSPAELQGTFQTCLYLAYSYMGNEISYPLKPFMIDANKDVFWETSLRIIDRLSAKMLQLNADPHFFTQVFQDLKNQRDSSESNLDR; from the coding sequence ATGGGAACCGTCCTGTCCATATCACCGGCCACCAAGAAGGCGTCGATCATGGACGCCGAGCTGGCGGGGGACGCCGCGAAGAACGACAAGAGCCTGAAGCGCCACTCGATGTTCGTGTCCCTCTCCTGGAAGAAGCTGGTGGCCAGCTCGGCCAAGAAGAGCGCCAAGAAAGTCACCCCGAACCTGCTGGCGCCTCCGTCCACCAACCAGGTGGCCCAGCTCAACAGCGAGAACACCCGGAAAACGCACCAGACCGAGGAGAAGAAGCCCAAAGTGCCGATCCCGGTCCCGGTGCCCACGGTGCCCACGCAGAACAACGAGGCCGCGGTCCAGAACGGGAACGGAAACGGGAGGCTCTCCGCCGTCAAGAAGCAGCCCAGCAGCCTGTCTCTGGTGTCGCCACGGCGGATCGTCATCCAGGCTTCCACCGGGGAGCTGCTGCGCTGCCTGGGGGACTTCATGTGCCGCAGGTGCTTCAAGCTGAAGGAGCTGAACAGCGGGGATGTGATCCTCTGGTTCCGCAACATCGACCGGACTCTGTTGCTCCAGGGCTGGCAGGACCAGGGCTTCATCACGCCGGCGAACGTGGTGTTCGTGTACCTGCTGTGCGAGGACACGGTGGCGGACAGCATCGACAGCCCGGCCGAGCTGCAGGGCACCTTTCAGACTTGCCTCTACCTCGCCTACTCCTACATGGGCAACGAGATCTCCTACCCGCTCAAGCCCTTCATGATCGACGCCAACAAGGACGTGTTCTGGGAGACGTCGCTCCGGATCATCGACCGGCTGAGCGCcaaaatgctgcagctgaaCGCGGACCCGCACTTTTTCACGCAGGTCTTCCAGGACCTGAAAAACCAGCGAGACAGCAGCGAGTCCAACCTGGACCGCTGA
- the fev gene encoding protein FEV: MRQDCGGNLMFNMYLSDPTENLLKEGKGTTWGPINTGVQKGSGQIQLWQFLLELLSDSTNMSCIAWEGTNGEFKLIDPDEVARRWGERKSKPNMNYDKLSRALRYYYDKNIMTKVHGKRYAYKFDFHGLAQVCQPSTTEQAIYKFQGNFSPLPFSGISKLNLVGPGVGPSGFSYWPGSPPAALYHSHNLQPPGPFGTVSPSHISCVNNINSLSNINSHYN; the protein is encoded by the exons ATGAGACAGGACTGCGGAGGAAACCTCATGTTCAACATGTATCTCTCAG atccAACAGAGAATCTGTTGAAGGAAGGCAAAGGAACAACCTGGGGTCCAATAAACACAGGAGTGCAGAAAG GCAGCGGGCAGATCCAGCTGTGGCAGTTCCTGCTGGAGCTCCTCTCCGACAGCACCAACATGTCGTGCATCGCCTGGGAGGGAACCAACGGCGAGTTCAAGCTCATCGACCCGGACGAGGTGGCTCGGCGCTGGGGGGAGCGCAAAAGCAAACCCAACATGAACTACGACAAGCTGAGCAGGGCGCTGCGCTACTACTACGACAAGAACATCATGACCAAAGTCCACGGCAAGCGCTACGCCTACAAGTTCGACTTCCACGGCCTGGCGCAGGTGTGCCAGCCGTCCACCACGGAGCAGGCCATCTATAAGTTTCAGGGGAACTTCTCACCGCTTCCCTTCTCCGGGATTTCCAAACTGAACCTCGTGGGTCCCGGCGTGGGGCCGTCGGGCTTCTCCTACTGGCCCGGGTCCCCTCCGGCGGCCCTGTACCACAGCCACAACCTGCAGCCTCCAGGGCCGTTTGGCACCGTGTCTCCGTCCCACATCAGCTGTgtcaacaacatcaacagtcTGAGTAACATCAACAGCCATTACAACTGA